The following coding sequences lie in one Desulfitibacter sp. BRH_c19 genomic window:
- a CDS encoding molybdopterin-binding protein, with amino-acid sequence MKKVRVQDAVGMVLCHDMTKIIPGEFKGCAFKKGHVITEGDIPELLKIGKDNIFVWEKKEGMLHEDEAALRIARAVAGNGMHLSEPSEGKINLFAQEKGLLKIDVERLNRINSIEQVMCATIHENQVVSEDQLIAGTRVIPLVVEEERIRFVEAICNSNPIINIRPIKPQKVGIVSTGSEIYHGRIKDKFGPVVKNKLERFNCQVLGQTIVDDKVEMILGAIKDFLKAEADMVVITGGMSVDPDDLTPFAIRSTGAHIVSYGAPVLPGAMFLLAYLDGKTPIMGLPGCVMYAKTTVFDLILPRVLAGEILSKSDLSSLGHGGLCTTCPTCTFPACAFGKG; translated from the coding sequence TTGAAAAAGGTTAGAGTCCAAGATGCTGTGGGTATGGTTTTGTGTCATGATATGACAAAAATTATTCCAGGAGAATTTAAAGGCTGTGCATTTAAGAAGGGTCACGTTATTACAGAAGGTGACATACCAGAGCTATTAAAGATCGGGAAAGATAACATCTTTGTCTGGGAAAAAAAAGAAGGAATGCTCCACGAGGATGAAGCAGCTCTGAGAATAGCCAGAGCTGTAGCAGGTAATGGTATGCATTTGTCAGAGCCCTCGGAAGGCAAAATAAATCTTTTCGCTCAAGAAAAGGGTTTATTAAAAATTGATGTGGAGAGACTCAATAGAATTAATTCAATTGAACAGGTAATGTGTGCAACAATTCATGAAAACCAGGTTGTAAGTGAAGATCAATTAATTGCCGGAACAAGGGTAATACCCTTGGTGGTAGAAGAGGAACGGATACGGTTTGTTGAAGCCATATGTAATTCAAACCCTATTATAAACATTAGACCCATTAAGCCACAAAAGGTGGGTATAGTATCAACAGGTAGTGAGATATATCATGGAAGAATTAAAGATAAGTTTGGTCCAGTTGTTAAGAATAAACTTGAAAGATTCAATTGCCAGGTGCTAGGTCAGACCATAGTGGATGACAAGGTTGAAATGATCTTAGGGGCAATAAAAGATTTTCTTAAAGCCGAAGCAGATATGGTAGTAATAACAGGAGGTATGTCAGTTGACCCTGATGACCTCACGCCTTTTGCAATTCGTAGTACAGGTGCCCATATTGTCTCCTACGGTGCGCCAGTTCTTCCGGGGGCAATGTTTTTATTAGCATATCTTGACGGGAAAACTCCTATTATGGGATTGCCAGGCTGTGTTATGTACGCCAAAACAACAGTATTTGATCTTATCCTCCCCAGAGTATTAGCTGGTGAAATCTTAAGCAAAAGTGATTTATCTAGTTTGGGGCATGGAGGTTTGTGTACCACTTGCCCAACATGCACCTTTCCTGCATGTGCTTTTGGAAAGGGGTAA
- a CDS encoding aldehyde:ferredoxin oxidoreductase produces MKNAHKLLTEMKYDVGSVDKGYTNRTLYINLSENKIESKPVTEEVKEKFIGGRGFGLYYLWNAVNENTKWNDPENEVIISSGPIGGITQYPGTGKSLVVSLSPLTGVPIDSNVGGYFGPYLKFSGWDALELQGKAEKDVIIYIDGDNGRISIEEAPLEETDSHLIAEHLTEMYSDSDYGKRNISVVSAGKGAENSHVGLLNFSFWDLKRKALRIKQAGRGGIGTVFRDKKVKAIVVKYSNTKGDSNKPADRNKVVELGIKLHKEIHDLDDKQNRMRKTGTAYLTEIMNDYDLLPTNNFKFGSHPDAHKISSKEFSKWFQLSGSDGCWFGCTLACCKVVPDFEVLTGPYKGQKVVVDGPEYETVAAVGSNCGIFDSQYVLESNFYCDTYGVDTISVGNITGFCMDCYEEGILDKEKTGGLELTFGNKDAALELLHQMARGEGFGKIAGLGVRKLKALFVKEYGADAEFLDDIGMENKGLEYSMYMPKESLAQQGGYALTNKGPQHDEAWLIFMDMVNNQIPTFEDKAEALFYFPIFRTWFGLVGLCKLPWNDVVPADNHTRENAQNVPEHQENYVQMFTAITGRKMENADLINQSAPVYHFQRVFNFRMGYGSRENDSAPTRSIGPATLEEYLSREERYDKQLKEIVGIDPTEMKAEDKFQAMRKFRRDQYNQLCDSVYARRGWTKNAVPTLETLKQWGIDFTEVVDVVKKHL; encoded by the coding sequence ATGAAAAATGCCCATAAGCTTTTAACTGAAATGAAGTATGATGTTGGTTCTGTAGATAAGGGTTATACTAATCGTACCCTATATATAAACCTATCTGAAAATAAAATTGAAAGCAAACCAGTTACAGAGGAAGTTAAGGAGAAATTTATAGGCGGCAGAGGCTTCGGATTATATTATCTATGGAATGCAGTTAACGAGAATACTAAATGGAATGATCCTGAAAATGAAGTAATCATATCATCTGGGCCTATCGGGGGAATCACCCAATACCCAGGTACTGGCAAATCACTAGTTGTAAGTTTATCGCCCTTAACAGGAGTACCAATTGACAGTAATGTTGGTGGTTACTTTGGTCCATATTTAAAGTTTTCAGGGTGGGATGCACTAGAGCTTCAAGGAAAAGCTGAAAAAGATGTGATAATCTATATTGATGGTGACAATGGTCGTATTTCCATTGAAGAAGCGCCATTAGAAGAGACAGATTCTCATCTTATTGCAGAGCATCTTACAGAAATGTATTCAGATAGTGACTATGGAAAGAGAAATATATCTGTAGTTTCAGCTGGTAAAGGGGCTGAAAATTCTCATGTCGGTCTCTTAAACTTTTCGTTTTGGGATCTTAAGAGAAAAGCACTTAGAATTAAGCAGGCTGGGCGCGGGGGTATAGGAACAGTTTTTAGAGATAAGAAGGTTAAGGCAATAGTTGTTAAATACTCCAATACTAAGGGAGATTCTAATAAACCTGCTGATAGGAACAAAGTAGTTGAATTAGGTATTAAGCTCCATAAAGAAATCCACGATCTAGATGATAAGCAAAATAGAATGAGAAAGACTGGTACAGCTTATTTAACAGAGATTATGAATGACTATGATTTGTTGCCAACTAATAACTTTAAATTTGGTTCCCATCCAGATGCCCATAAGATTTCTTCCAAGGAGTTTAGTAAGTGGTTTCAGTTAAGTGGGAGTGACGGTTGCTGGTTCGGATGTACATTAGCTTGCTGTAAGGTTGTTCCAGATTTTGAAGTGCTTACTGGCCCATACAAGGGACAAAAGGTAGTTGTGGATGGTCCTGAATACGAAACTGTTGCTGCAGTAGGTTCAAATTGTGGCATCTTCGATAGTCAGTACGTTCTAGAATCAAACTTCTATTGCGATACCTATGGAGTAGATACTATCTCGGTGGGCAATATTACTGGTTTTTGTATGGATTGCTATGAAGAGGGAATACTTGATAAAGAAAAAACTGGTGGTCTGGAGCTTACCTTTGGCAATAAAGATGCTGCCTTAGAGCTTTTGCATCAAATGGCTAGAGGAGAAGGCTTTGGTAAAATTGCAGGGTTAGGGGTACGTAAGCTTAAAGCATTGTTTGTTAAGGAATATGGTGCTGATGCAGAATTCTTAGATGACATTGGAATGGAGAACAAAGGTCTAGAGTATTCAATGTATATGCCCAAGGAATCCTTGGCACAGCAGGGTGGATATGCATTAACAAATAAGGGACCACAGCATGATGAAGCATGGTTAATTTTCATGGACATGGTCAACAACCAAATCCCAACCTTTGAAGATAAAGCGGAAGCTCTCTTCTATTTCCCGATTTTCAGGACATGGTTTGGTTTAGTGGGACTTTGTAAGCTTCCTTGGAATGATGTAGTTCCTGCAGATAACCATACAAGGGAAAATGCACAAAATGTTCCTGAGCATCAGGAAAATTATGTGCAGATGTTTACAGCAATTACAGGACGAAAAATGGAAAACGCTGATTTAATTAATCAGTCAGCTCCTGTATATCACTTCCAGAGAGTATTTAACTTTAGGATGGGTTATGGAAGCAGAGAAAATGATAGTGCTCCAACACGTTCCATAGGGCCTGCTACACTTGAAGAGTATCTATCACGAGAAGAAAGGTATGATAAACAGTTAAAAGAAATTGTTGGAATTGATCCAACAGAAATGAAGGCTGAGGATAAGTTTCAGGCAATGAGAAAGTTTAGAAGAGATCAATACAATCAGCTGTGTGATAGTGTATACGCTAGGAGAGGCTGGACGAAAAATGCAGTTCCTACGTTAGAAACTCTAAAGCAGTGGGGCATTGATTTCACAGAGGTTGTGGATGTTGTTAAAAAACACCTGTAG
- a CDS encoding ferredoxin — MKVKVDDDLCIACGECIDICPEVFDWNEDGSLAVSKVDEVPADEEESAKEAVESCPTDAIKEL, encoded by the coding sequence ATGAAAGTAAAAGTCGATGATGATCTTTGTATTGCTTGTGGAGAATGCATTGATATCTGTCCTGAAGTTTTTGATTGGAATGAAGATGGTAGCTTGGCAGTTTCCAAAGTTGATGAAGTCCCCGCTGACGAAGAAGAAAGTGCTAAAGAGGCTGTCGAATCTTGTCCTACTGATGCAATAAAAGAACTCTAA
- a CDS encoding thiamine biosynthesis protein ThiS, translated as MIKVNGKNVDWNEGMTIETVLEKCNYTYPSIVVSVNGTVIHKDKYSTTVINDGDDVKVIHMVAGG; from the coding sequence ATGATAAAGGTTAATGGAAAAAATGTGGACTGGAATGAAGGAATGACAATAGAGACTGTTTTAGAGAAATGCAATTACACCTACCCGTCAATTGTGGTAAGTGTAAATGGTACGGTAATTCATAAGGACAAATACTCTACCACAGTCATCAATGACGGAGACGATGTTAAGGTGATCCATATGGTGGCTGGAGGATAA
- a CDS encoding permease, which yields MKQWQKLSIYISVFLALYLIPFSSPNVEGAILESFKMVGEYAREHVLFCLIPAFFIAGAIAIFISQNAVLKYFGCRAKKWISYSVAAVSGTVLAVCSCTVLPLFAGLYTRGAGIGPAVAFLYSAPAINVLAIILTGRVLGWEFGLARAVGAIIFAIAIGLIMSLIFGKEDEERADFGEGEIEEARSGLQNILYFAVLIFILIFAAWARPEETSGFWFAVFQVKWPITIVLLGTLAFMLVKWFNLEEIKEWVDSSWDFAQKILPLLLIGVLAAGFLMGRPGTNGGIIPSEWISGFVGGNSLSANFVASILGALMYFATLTEVPILQGLLGAGMGKGPALALLLAGPALSLPNMLVIRSIMGTKKTAVYIILVVVMATLSGMIYGSFLG from the coding sequence ATGAAACAATGGCAAAAGCTTTCCATATATATAAGTGTGTTTTTAGCATTATATCTAATACCTTTTAGCAGTCCAAATGTGGAAGGTGCAATTCTAGAGTCATTTAAAATGGTAGGCGAATATGCTAGGGAACACGTTCTATTCTGTTTAATCCCTGCTTTTTTCATAGCGGGAGCTATTGCAATATTTATATCACAAAATGCAGTCTTAAAGTATTTTGGGTGCAGGGCTAAGAAGTGGATTTCCTATTCTGTAGCTGCAGTTTCAGGAACTGTACTGGCAGTATGCTCCTGCACAGTTCTTCCTCTCTTCGCAGGATTATACACAAGAGGAGCCGGAATAGGACCTGCAGTTGCTTTTCTATACTCAGCACCTGCCATTAATGTTCTAGCAATAATATTAACTGGCAGGGTGCTTGGATGGGAGTTCGGTCTAGCTCGGGCAGTTGGAGCAATAATATTTGCTATTGCCATAGGACTGATAATGTCATTAATCTTTGGAAAAGAGGATGAGGAAAGGGCAGACTTTGGTGAGGGAGAAATTGAAGAGGCTAGAAGTGGACTACAAAATATTTTATATTTTGCTGTGCTTATCTTCATACTGATTTTCGCTGCCTGGGCAAGACCCGAAGAAACCTCAGGTTTTTGGTTTGCCGTTTTTCAAGTCAAATGGCCTATAACTATAGTTTTACTGGGGACATTGGCATTTATGCTGGTGAAATGGTTTAATTTGGAGGAAATAAAAGAGTGGGTTGATTCCTCTTGGGATTTTGCTCAGAAGATTTTACCGTTGCTTTTAATTGGTGTTCTTGCTGCTGGGTTTTTAATGGGAAGGCCTGGGACAAATGGCGGCATTATTCCATCAGAATGGATATCTGGATTTGTAGGAGGAAATTCTTTAAGTGCTAACTTTGTAGCTTCCATTTTAGGAGCTTTAATGTATTTTGCTACTTTGACTGAAGTGCCTATTTTGCAAGGCCTACTGGGTGCTGGCATGGGTAAAGGGCCTGCCTTGGCATTGTTGCTAGCTGGCCCTGCACTTAGTCTCCCCAACATGTTAGTGATTAGAAGTATTATGGGAACAAAAAAAACAGCTGTCTACATTATTCTTGTAGTGGTTATGGCAACCTTATCTGGTATGATTTATGGCTCGTTTTTGGGATAG
- a CDS encoding IclR family transcriptional regulator, which translates to MKLNNPTHIPKYPVQTLEKALDIIDLLSKTGARNSLGISDISRKLGLGKSTVHRILDTLVAAKYIERCPRTHGYRLGWRLFEIGNKVPLQHDLYSFDYEILQDLCDEFSEAVNFGVRDEKDVVIVSKVDPETRLKVNRQIGTREPLHATSIGKVLISELPDEELNKLLGSTPLEAFTPGTITTLDDLKVEIEKVRVQGFAIDNEELFQGLVCIAMPIRDYDNKIVAALSVSGPSFRMNFNKLTNIKIKLQQVSRELSDYMGAESRS; encoded by the coding sequence ATTAAATTGAATAATCCAACTCATATCCCAAAGTATCCGGTTCAAACACTTGAAAAAGCATTAGACATCATCGATCTTCTATCCAAGACTGGTGCAAGGAATTCATTAGGCATCAGCGATATTAGTCGCAAACTAGGATTAGGAAAAAGTACAGTACACCGAATTCTAGATACCTTGGTTGCTGCTAAGTATATTGAAAGGTGCCCTCGCACTCATGGTTATCGGCTTGGTTGGAGATTGTTCGAAATTGGCAACAAGGTACCTCTTCAACACGACCTGTATAGTTTTGACTATGAGATTTTACAAGACCTTTGTGATGAGTTTTCTGAAGCGGTGAATTTTGGTGTTCGGGATGAGAAAGATGTGGTTATAGTTTCTAAAGTTGATCCTGAAACAAGGCTAAAAGTTAACAGGCAAATAGGTACTCGTGAGCCATTACACGCAACTTCAATAGGGAAGGTTTTGATTTCTGAGTTACCTGATGAAGAACTAAATAAGCTATTAGGTTCTACTCCGCTTGAAGCTTTTACTCCAGGAACAATAACAACCTTAGATGATCTTAAAGTTGAAATAGAAAAAGTACGGGTACAAGGCTTTGCAATTGACAATGAGGAGTTATTTCAGGGTTTAGTATGCATTGCTATGCCGATAAGAGACTACGATAACAAAATTGTTGCAGCGTTAAGTGTAAGTGGGCCATCTTTCAGGATGAATTTTAATAAACTAACAAATATAAAAATCAAACTGCAGCAGGTGAGCAGAGAGCTGTCTGATTATATGGGTGCAGAGTCTCGCAGTTGA
- a CDS encoding IclR family transcriptional regulator codes for MIQSVARAAKILDILATANREMALVEITNHLGLAKSTVHGLLSTLRKLNLVEQSGFNGKYRLGIRLFELGTIVSNNWDIRTVASPHIQRLLELLGETVHLVVMDNDEVLYVDKREWHHISLRVVTQVGMRLPAHCTGVGKVLLAYMPASEVKGIVEKRGMPHFTKNTVTDLNRLMEDLEVIKLQGYAIDNEELISGVSCVAAPIYDNNGKVIGAISVSGPSGKIKGEKYSEIVEEITGTAMTISRELGYKETLLLKEKGLI; via the coding sequence ATGATTCAATCAGTAGCTAGAGCTGCAAAAATACTGGATATATTAGCAACTGCAAATAGGGAAATGGCTCTGGTAGAAATAACTAATCACTTGGGATTGGCAAAGAGTACTGTACATGGTTTGCTATCAACGTTAAGAAAACTTAATCTTGTAGAACAGTCTGGATTTAACGGAAAATATAGGCTTGGGATACGTCTTTTTGAACTTGGGACAATCGTATCTAATAATTGGGATATACGTACTGTAGCTTCTCCTCACATTCAGAGATTACTTGAGCTTCTAGGTGAAACTGTACACCTTGTTGTGATGGATAATGATGAAGTACTTTACGTCGATAAAAGAGAATGGCATCATATATCTTTACGGGTAGTAACTCAGGTTGGCATGAGATTGCCTGCTCATTGTACGGGTGTGGGTAAAGTTTTATTAGCATATATGCCAGCTAGTGAAGTTAAAGGTATAGTGGAAAAAAGAGGTATGCCTCATTTTACAAAGAACACAGTAACTGATCTAAATAGATTGATGGAAGACTTAGAGGTAATTAAATTACAGGGATATGCTATAGATAATGAAGAATTAATAAGTGGGGTTAGTTGCGTAGCGGCACCTATATATGATAATAATGGTAAAGTCATTGGAGCCATTAGTGTTTCAGGACCATCGGGTAAAATAAAGGGGGAAAAGTATTCTGAGATAGTTGAGGAAATAACAGGTACTGCCATGACTATTTCCAGAGAACTAGGCTATAAAGAAACGTTACTGTTGAAAGAAAAAGGGTTAATATAA
- a CDS encoding MerR family transcriptional regulator, producing the protein MLGEKIRKIRSEKNMSLRDLAEGTGLTPSFLSQMERDLTEPSITSLRKISAALDVPIFFFLVEDDETNPVIRKNQRKVLQLPQSNLIYELLSPDFEKSMEIMIARLKPGAESCEIPLSHSGEECLVVLEGKMEITVGSSTYILEEGDSIYYHSAVPHILKSIGENELVFLSAMTPAMF; encoded by the coding sequence ATGTTGGGTGAGAAAATTAGAAAAATTCGTTCTGAAAAAAACATGAGTTTGAGAGACTTAGCAGAAGGAACTGGTTTAACACCAAGCTTCTTAAGTCAAATGGAGAGAGATTTAACAGAGCCATCAATAACTTCTTTGAGAAAAATTTCTGCTGCGTTGGATGTACCAATATTTTTCTTTCTGGTGGAAGATGATGAAACTAATCCTGTAATTAGAAAAAATCAGAGGAAGGTATTACAACTTCCACAGTCAAATCTAATTTATGAACTCCTATCTCCAGACTTCGAAAAAAGTATGGAAATCATGATAGCCAGGTTAAAGCCAGGTGCAGAAAGCTGCGAGATACCATTATCCCATTCCGGTGAAGAATGTCTAGTTGTCCTTGAAGGAAAAATGGAGATAACTGTCGGTAGCAGCACATATATACTTGAAGAAGGGGACTCCATTTACTACCATAGTGCAGTTCCCCACATTTTAAAAAGCATAGGGGAGAATGAATTGGTATTCTTGTCGGCAATGACACCAGCTATGTTTTAA
- a CDS encoding rubredoxin, with protein sequence MWKCSVCNYIYEGGDAPERCPKCGSPKEKYIKLEDAAEQKISGSRETNQLLMVSIELLEELEAIGERGVEINLDPGCQRYFTKLKEQAKSLKQNSLAEIETHVKKDKWS encoded by the coding sequence ATGTGGAAATGTTCGGTTTGTAATTATATCTACGAAGGTGGAGATGCTCCTGAAAGATGTCCCAAGTGTGGATCTCCAAAGGAGAAATATATTAAGTTAGAAGATGCCGCAGAACAAAAAATTTCCGGATCTAGAGAGACAAATCAGCTTTTAATGGTTTCTATAGAGCTATTAGAGGAATTGGAAGCTATAGGTGAACGTGGCGTAGAAATTAATCTTGATCCTGGTTGTCAAAGATATTTCACAAAACTTAAAGAGCAAGCTAAATCACTCAAACAGAATTCTTTAGCAGAAATAGAAACTCACGTTAAGAAGGATAAATGGAGTTAG
- a CDS encoding acetolactate synthase small subunit produces the protein MRHILALLVVDRPTVLSHISGLVSRRAFNIVSIAAGPTEKEKVTRITLVVECEENEIEQVITQMEKLVDVIKVQDLTAAPSLARELALVKVNALPEKRSDIVDIVNIFRAHIVDVTREAMVVELTGESDKIDALCEVLKDHGIIEVVRTGNISVTRGPKSVKAQV, from the coding sequence ATGAGACATATTCTTGCACTTTTAGTAGTTGACAGACCTACAGTTTTATCACATATTTCTGGCTTGGTGAGTCGTAGGGCATTTAATATTGTAAGTATTGCTGCAGGGCCAACTGAAAAGGAAAAAGTCACCCGAATAACATTAGTAGTTGAATGTGAGGAAAATGAAATTGAACAGGTAATAACACAAATGGAAAAATTAGTAGATGTAATAAAAGTACAAGACCTTACTGCAGCACCATCATTAGCAAGGGAACTTGCACTAGTCAAAGTCAATGCTCTACCAGAAAAAAGAAGTGATATTGTTGATATAGTTAATATATTTAGAGCTCACATAGTGGATGTAACCAGAGAAGCTATGGTGGTGGAATTAACAGGAGAAAGTGATAAAATTGATGCATTATGCGAAGTACTGAAAGACCATGGAATTATTGAAGTGGTTAGAACAGGAAATATATCAGTAACAAGGGGACCAAAATCTGTTAAGGCTCAAGTATAA
- a CDS encoding aldehyde:ferredoxin oxidoreductase, which produces MKTLRVKAELCDGCGICELVCSKVNFKKEDREKSAIRISEKTEGYDINVCNQCGECVEVCPTMALHKSKLGVIMIDKDKCVGCFACIGFCPTLSMRMHKDYLEPFKCIACGKCAKECPTEALYIEKL; this is translated from the coding sequence TTGAAAACTTTAAGAGTAAAGGCTGAATTGTGTGATGGTTGTGGTATTTGTGAGTTAGTATGTTCCAAGGTTAATTTTAAGAAGGAAGATAGGGAGAAGTCTGCTATTAGGATAAGTGAAAAAACAGAAGGTTACGACATAAATGTATGTAATCAATGTGGTGAGTGCGTGGAAGTGTGCCCTACAATGGCACTGCATAAAAGTAAGTTGGGTGTAATTATGATAGATAAAGATAAATGTGTGGGTTGCTTTGCATGTATAGGATTTTGCCCAACATTATCAATGAGAATGCATAAGGATTATTTAGAGCCATTTAAGTGTATTGCATGCGGTAAATGTGCCAAGGAGTGCCCTACTGAAGCACTTTATATAGAAAAATTATAA
- a CDS encoding dihydroxy-acid dehydratase, whose translation MLRSQELRKIGPEVDPLLLGSGWLPEDLNKPQILLESTYGDSHPGSKHLNQLVEEAKIGVYKANGKPAVYTVTDICDGIATGHDGMNYSLVSRDIIAAMVEIHAKAMPFDALLTFSSCDKSTPAHLMALTRLNIPGLHFCGGSMMPGPNFISAEKCYETNELVKKGEMTLKKQLYFQVNACPTCGACQYMGTASTMQVMAEALGLSLPGNALMPAWSNLIKHLANKAGQQVMELVKSDLTPSYILTQKAFENAMMVHSAVSGSTNILLHLPAIAKEANLSIKLEDFDYINKHIPVLAGLKTSGPWPTQILWYAGGVPGIMMALKDHLHLDALTITGKTVGENLENLREEGFFHNNHLYLESFGIKPKDVIRPLSSPYKPVGGIAVLKGNLAPDGAVVKQAAIDLDMHQHTGPARVFDCEEEAIKAIDNEDIKPGDILVIRYEGPKGAGMPEMLKTTEAIYNRPELLASTALITDGRFSGATRGPAIGHVSPEAIDGGPIALIKEGDIIRIDIPKRSLDIIGCIDGQKSPEEVDIMLKERFEKWFKPERKKNGVLGLYVKNAGATAKGASMY comes from the coding sequence ATGCTTAGAAGTCAAGAATTGAGGAAGATAGGTCCAGAAGTTGACCCTCTTTTGTTAGGAAGCGGATGGCTTCCTGAGGATTTAAACAAACCTCAAATATTACTAGAAAGCACATATGGAGATAGTCATCCTGGTAGTAAACACCTCAATCAGTTGGTGGAAGAGGCTAAGATAGGAGTTTACAAAGCAAATGGAAAACCTGCTGTATATACAGTAACTGATATATGTGATGGAATAGCTACTGGGCATGATGGCATGAATTATTCTTTGGTGTCTAGAGATATTATTGCAGCCATGGTCGAAATACACGCTAAAGCGATGCCTTTTGATGCTTTATTAACTTTTTCATCGTGTGATAAATCTACTCCAGCTCACTTAATGGCATTAACACGACTCAACATACCTGGCTTACATTTTTGTGGTGGATCTATGATGCCAGGCCCTAATTTTATTTCGGCTGAAAAGTGTTATGAGACAAATGAATTAGTAAAGAAAGGTGAAATGACATTAAAGAAGCAACTTTATTTCCAAGTAAATGCTTGTCCTACTTGTGGCGCATGCCAATATATGGGAACTGCTAGTACAATGCAAGTTATGGCTGAAGCTTTAGGCCTGTCTTTACCAGGAAATGCTTTAATGCCTGCGTGGTCTAATCTAATTAAACATTTAGCAAATAAAGCTGGGCAACAAGTAATGGAATTAGTAAAAAGTGATTTAACTCCTTCATATATACTAACACAAAAGGCATTTGAAAATGCAATGATGGTTCATTCAGCAGTTTCTGGTTCAACTAATATATTGCTCCATTTACCAGCAATAGCTAAAGAAGCTAATCTATCAATTAAACTTGAAGATTTTGACTACATTAACAAGCATATTCCTGTCCTAGCAGGCTTAAAAACATCTGGACCGTGGCCGACTCAAATACTTTGGTATGCTGGGGGTGTCCCAGGCATAATGATGGCGCTAAAGGACCATCTTCATTTGGACGCGTTAACCATAACAGGCAAAACAGTTGGGGAAAATCTAGAAAACTTGCGTGAAGAGGGATTTTTTCATAATAATCATTTATATTTAGAAAGCTTTGGTATAAAGCCAAAAGATGTTATTAGACCTTTAAGTTCACCTTACAAGCCAGTAGGAGGAATAGCTGTTTTAAAAGGGAATCTAGCACCAGATGGAGCAGTAGTAAAACAAGCAGCTATCGATCTAGACATGCATCAACATACTGGACCTGCACGCGTCTTTGATTGCGAAGAAGAAGCAATCAAAGCAATAGATAATGAAGATATAAAGCCTGGTGATATTCTTGTAATTAGATATGAAGGGCCAAAAGGTGCAGGGATGCCTGAAATGTTAAAAACTACGGAGGCAATCTACAATCGTCCAGAGCTTTTAGCATCTACTGCATTAATTACTGATGGTAGATTTTCTGGGGCTACAAGGGGCCCAGCTATAGGACATGTTTCTCCAGAGGCCATTGATGGAGGACCTATTGCTTTGATAAAAGAAGGTGACATTATCAGAATAGATATACCAAAGAGGTCTTTGGATATTATTGGATGCATTGACGGGCAAAAATCTCCTGAAGAAGTTGATATAATGCTTAAGGAACGCTTCGAAAAATGGTTCAAACCCGAACGTAAGAAAAATGGGGTTTTGGGATTATACGTTAAAAATGCTGGTGCCACTGCAAAAGGTGCATCCATGTATTAG